The segment GCAATGGACCGCTCGCTCAGGCCTTGCCCAAGCTTCAATCGCAAAACATCTCGTATCCGGCGCATGTTCAATCGTCCTGTCGGCATCAAGCCACCCCTTCATTCCTGAAGGCGCAACTATCCTCAATTTGCCGACCAGACCTGCCCGCGATCCCGCGAAATCAGTGCCCAGCTTCACGCGAAATGACTGCCCATGATCCCGTGAAATCGATGCCCACCATCAAGCGAAACACGCAGCCATTGCCGACGCGAAGCTGGTGAACAGCTCTGCCTGACGCTTCAGGCCGCCCTGTTCGGTGAAGCGCACGCCGTCGGGCATCTTTCGGCCATACGCCATAAGCTGGGTTCCTATGACGACGGGCGCTCTCCGATCCTGAACCTGCGCGGCTGAGTTCCCCCCCGAAATTCGGACAGTGACGGAAGCTACGTTCTGAAGTCTGCTGATCTCCAAGCACGAGGAGAACAGACGTGTCGAAACGCAGGAACCATGACGCGGCTTTCAAGGCCCGCGTTGGTCCAGCGGCCACCACGCTGGACGCAGGCTTCGTGGCCGGAATGCGCAGCTTTCCGGGCACCCCCTGCGACGGCCACCCCTTGAAAGACGCCCGACCCAGCATTGCTTGAAGGCCCTGCAGCGTTTCGTCAAGCCAAATCTGGAGGGTTCCGTCGGGGGGCAGCCCGCCTTTCGACAGCTGTGCCGGGTGCCGGGAACGTGAGAGCGGGCTTGCCGGGCTTTTCGTCTCTTGGTCGACAAGCCCAGGCTGACCGGGTGCCATGGTCATTCCCGGCCGGTCCGGGTAGCCTGTGCCCAGCAGCCACGATCAGGAGACCGCCCCTATGACCCGCCATCTGGCACTGTTGACCCTGCTCGCCACGATCGCCTTCGCCCTTTCCCCCCTGACCACCAGCGGCTTCAACGGCTTCACGTCCGGGCAGTTCCCGGTCCCGCAGGTCGACCCGGCGGTGCAACCGGCCGGCTACGCCTTCTCGATCTGGGGCGTGATCTATCTCTGGCTGATCCTCGGCGCGGGCTACGGCCTCTGGAAACGGGCGGACGATGCGGACTGGCAAAGGATGCGCCCGCCGCTGATCGCCAGCCTTGCGGTCGGCGCCTTCTGGATCCCGGTGGCCAACGTCTCGCCGATTGCGGCGACGGTGATGATCTGGGCGATGCTGCTCGGCGCGCTGATCGCCCTGATGCGGGCGGGTCGCGGGGACCATGGCTGGCAACGCGCACCGGTCGCGCTTTACGCCGGATGGCTTACCGCTGCCTCCTGCGTTTCGCTCGGGCTGGTGGTCGCGGGGCATGGCCTGATGTCCAGCCAGACGGCTGCGCTGCTGGCCCTCGCGCTGGCGCTCGCCGTGGCCCTCGCCGTCAGCCTCCTGCGCCGCGACACGCCCGCCTATGGCGTCGCCGTCATCTGGGCGCTGGTCGGGGTGATCGTCTCCAACCTGCAGCCGGTCAACGGGACGGTGATTGCCCTCTGCGTGCTGGGCATCGCCATTCTGTCCTGGTTCACCCTGCGCTCCTTGCGCCGGACCGTCTGATCGAAGCCTGACTCCGGACGAATTGCCGTGTTGCGTACTTCATGTGGCCAAGAGGCGTATCCCGCACCTTGGCGGCGATCTGGTCAAGGGCCTGGCCATCGGAGGCCTGCTCGTCGACTTCCCGAAATCGCAAACGCCACGGCCGTTGGCGAAGATGCCTCGCGCGATGAAGGTCGATCATCAACACCGCCCCGAAATCCGGGGGGCGATTCCGATGATCGCGTGCCCGCCGGGCGCCCGACGGCGCGACCTTCAGCAGCGGCGAGATTGCCGCCATCCTGAGCTGGCGCAAGGCGGACAGCGACGAGACGCACCGCCCCCGGATCCGGCGCGACACCCGGGAAGTCGTGCAGCCCGAACTGGCATACAAGGACGTGGTATCCCGCGGGGCGCAACGGGCCGCCGAAAGAAACCGGGGCGGGCGCGGGGGAGAGTGTCCGGGAATGCCGCCAGGACAAGCTGTTTTGCCCTGCGCGGCTTCTGGATGGCTTTATGGTCGCGCGCCAGGGCGTGTCGCCTCCAATTGGCACCATATCCTGCGGATACAAAGTAGTTCCGGCATTCCTGCGGCTGACTCGTCGCGGACTGCGCCGACCTGTTGCCAGAGGGCCTGGCAGGTTCTGGCGGCGGCTTTTCGGATCAGGGTCTTGAGCTTTGAGAACACCCTTTCGATGGGCTTCAATTCCGGCGAGTATGGCGGCAAGAAGATCAGGTCGTTGCCTTGGGCCCGCAGCAGAATCGCGGAATCACACTCCTCTAAACTCGGGAAGCCTGGATCGGAACAGTGGCAACACGCTGTAACGCTGCACTGTGGTGAAGCCATGGAAACGACACGGCGTACTGGCCTCCGGAAGGCGTCACAGGCAGCCGTGGCTTTCCCGGGATCGGACAACGTGAAGTGCTTCCTGCGCCATTCTGCAAGGGGCCCGCTGCTCGTCCTCCTGTTTGGCGCGGCCTCGCCAGCCAGTGCGACCCCCGAATACATCCTGCCCACACTGTTCGATGTCACCGGTGTTGCCGCCAGGGACGTTCCGGACATCCGTCTGGCGCCCGACGCCAGTGCGGCGATCATCGGGACTATCCCGCCGCAAACCCGTGATATCGAGGTGGTGCCGGTGGCCTGTTCGGACCGGATGTCGGACCGCGCCTGTGGGCTCGATGTCACGTTGATCCTTGAAGGCGCGGCGCGCCGGGGCTGCTGACCGCCGATTGTCCGGCGGGCTTTGTAATCCCGACCGGACGCACGGCCCTCACGGCGTCAGCAGGTATTTCGCTCCGGTAGACTTGCGGACATAGGCGGCCACGGTTTCCGGCTGCAGCGCCTCTTCGAGCGTGATCCGGGCGGTGTAGTGGCTGGCGAAGGTCGTCGCCATCTCGTCCACCACCCGCTGGCGCATCGCGGCAACCGTGGCCGGGTCGAGGCGTTGCAGGGCCTGGAACAGCAGCCAGCCCCCGATGCTCCAGCTGAAGCCGAAGCCGCGGTGCAGGGTCGTGGGGCCGGTATCCAGCGCGCCGTAGATGTAGCCCTGCTTGCGCACCGCCGAGCCATAGCGGTCATAGCCGGTCATGCCGCGCGCCGCGACCGCCTCCATTGCGTTCAGTATGATGCTGGTCATCTCGCCGCCTCCGATGGCGTCGAACGAAATCGTGGCCCCGGTCGCGGCAATCGCCTCGGTCAGGTCTGCGCGGAAGCTCTCGGCGCTGCTGTCGATGACATGCTCTGCCCCCAGACCCCGCAGCAGCGCGACCTGCCCGGGGCTGCGGACGATGTTCACCAGGCCGATGCCGTCGGCCTTGCAGATCCGCACCAGCATCTGCCCGAGGTTCGAGGCGGCGGGGGCATGGACGATTGCCGTATGCCCCTCGGCCCGCATGGTTTCGGTAAAGCCGAGCGCGGTCAGCGGGTTGACGAACAGCGCGGCACCCGCTTCGGCCGATGCGCCTTCGGGCAGCACCAGGCAATCCCTTGCCGCGATCAGGCGCAGGCGGGCATACATGGCGCCGCCAAGCATCGCCACCCGCCTGCCGACGAGATGCTGCTGATCGGACCCCGCCGCGATAACGGTGCCGGCCCCCTCGTTGCCCGCGGCAAGGGACTGGCCGAGCCGCGCCCGCATCGCGGGCATGGCACGCTCCGGGATGCGCGCGGTCAGCGCCTGGCCGTCCATCGCCAGCGTCGCCATGTCGGCCGGCCCGAACATCAAGCCCAGATCCGACGGGTTGATAGGGGCCGCCTCGACCCGCACCAGCAGCTGCGCCGGGCCGGGCTCGGCCAGGGTGACGGGCTCCAGATGCAGCCGCAGCGTGCCATCCGCCGTGACGGTCGATCTCAGTTCAAGGCTGTTGCGGTCCATGGGGTCTCCGATCCGGTTGGCACGATCCTCGCTTACGCAGGGGCCGGGCGCAACCGCCATTGATCCTGCGCGACAGCGCGACTGCGAGGCTGGCGGCTGTCATCCTGCGGGCCGGGTGGCGACCGAGGTTGTCTATCAGCGTGTCGATGGCAGGAGCGTGTGACGCCGGAAGGCGACGATTGCGGCTTCCTCACGCGGTTCCGCCGACCCGGTCTTCATATCCTCGACCGTCGCCCGCTTCCGCCACTTCGCCACCGTCCTGGGGTTGATGCCCAGTTCCTTGCTCAACTGCGCGAGCGGAGCTTGCGATCGCTGTACTGCTGCTCTGACGGCGTACGTGGTCGTGGCGCTCCCGTGACGAACCTGTCCCATGGTGCTTCCTTCCATTCCTTCGAAAGGATCACACCATCAAACCGTGGGAACAATCATCTCTAGTCTGCCCGAAATTGTCCAGCAAGCCGGCAGCAGCCCTGTCACAAAACTGAAGGCCGGCAGATACGCTATCGTCATCCCGGCTTGTTAGCGCACCCCTGTACTTGATCAACCGGGGAAAACCATGTTCCGAACGCTTTCGCTATCAATGCTGGCCCTTGCCACGTCGCTCACCGCAGCCCAGGCCCAGACCGAAGTCCAGTGGTGGCATGCCATGGGTGGCGAACTTGGCGCCAAGCTTGACGAGATGGTTGCCGCGTACAACGCCGGCCAGTCCGACTACAAGGTCGTGGCCTCGTTCAAGGGCACCTATGCCGAAACGGTGACCGCTGCGATTGCGGCCTTCCGCGCCAGGGAACAGCCGGCCATCGTGCAGGTCTTCGAAGTGGGCACCGGCACGATGATGGCCGCCAAGGGCGCGATCTATCCGGTGTACCAGCTGATGGCCGACATGGGCGAGGCTTTCGATCCTGCGGCCTTCCTGCCCGCCGTCGTGGGCTATTACACCGACACCGAGGGCAACCTGCTGTCGATGCCCTTCAACTCTTCGACCCCGATCCTGTATTACAACAAGGACGTGTTCGAGAAGGCCGGCCTGGACCGCGAGACCCCGCCGAAAACCTGGGCCGAGGTCGAGGCGTTCTCCGCCAGGATCATGGAGTCGGGCGCGGCGAAGTGCGGTTTCACCACCGGCTGGATCAGCTGGGTGCAGCTTGAAAACCTGTCGGCCTGGCACAACCAGCCGATCGGCACGCTGGAAAACGGCTTCGGCGGGCTGGGCACGGAACTGACATTCAACGGCCCGGCGCAGGTCAATCACTGGGAAAACCTGAAGAAATGGCAGGACGCGGGCGTGTT is part of the Paracoccaceae bacterium Fryx2 genome and harbors:
- a CDS encoding tryptophan-rich sensory protein, with product MTRHLALLTLLATIAFALSPLTTSGFNGFTSGQFPVPQVDPAVQPAGYAFSIWGVIYLWLILGAGYGLWKRADDADWQRMRPPLIASLAVGAFWIPVANVSPIAATVMIWAMLLGALIALMRAGRGDHGWQRAPVALYAGWLTAASCVSLGLVVAGHGLMSSQTAALLALALALAVALAVSLLRRDTPAYGVAVIWALVGVIVSNLQPVNGTVIALCVLGIAILSWFTLRSLRRTV
- a CDS encoding zinc-binding dehydrogenase, whose translation is MDRNSLELRSTVTADGTLRLHLEPVTLAEPGPAQLLVRVEAAPINPSDLGLMFGPADMATLAMDGQALTARIPERAMPAMRARLGQSLAAGNEGAGTVIAAGSDQQHLVGRRVAMLGGAMYARLRLIAARDCLVLPEGASAEAGAALFVNPLTALGFTETMRAEGHTAIVHAPAASNLGQMLVRICKADGIGLVNIVRSPGQVALLRGLGAEHVIDSSAESFRADLTEAIAATGATISFDAIGGGEMTSIILNAMEAVAARGMTGYDRYGSAVRKQGYIYGALDTGPTTLHRGFGFSWSIGGWLLFQALQRLDPATVAAMRQRVVDEMATTFASHYTARITLEEALQPETVAAYVRKSTGAKYLLTP
- the ugpB gene encoding sn-glycerol-3-phosphate ABC transporter substrate-binding protein UgpB, encoding MFRTLSLSMLALATSLTAAQAQTEVQWWHAMGGELGAKLDEMVAAYNAGQSDYKVVASFKGTYAETVTAAIAAFRAREQPAIVQVFEVGTGTMMAAKGAIYPVYQLMADMGEAFDPAAFLPAVVGYYTDTEGNLLSMPFNSSTPILYYNKDVFEKAGLDRETPPKTWAEVEAFSARIMESGAAKCGFTTGWISWVQLENLSAWHNQPIGTLENGFGGLGTELTFNGPAQVNHWENLKKWQDAGVFQYGGPGGGSDAPPKFYAQECAIYMNSSASRAGVVANAKDFEVGYGMLPYYDEIEGAPQNSIIGGATLWVLQGKDEATYKGAADFFSYLSSPEVQADWHQFSGYLPITQAAWDLSKSQGFYDANPGTDVSIKQITLNAPTPNSKGLRFGSYVQIRDIIDEEFQALLSGGKDAGTALDAVVQRGNVLIREFETANK